The following coding sequences lie in one Gymnogyps californianus isolate 813 chromosome 18, ASM1813914v2, whole genome shotgun sequence genomic window:
- the LAMC3 gene encoding laminin subunit gamma-3 isoform X3, with the protein MAFGIQHPNSVNITLHLGKAYEITYVRLKFHTSRPESFAIYKRSRAEGPWVPFQYYSASCEKTYGKRQRHYLRPGEDEQVAFCTDEFSDISPLSGGNVAFSTLEGRPSAYNFDGSPALQEWVTVTDLLISLNRLNTFGDDIFKDPKVLQSYYYAISDFSVGGRCKCNGHASECAPDEAGQLVCVCQHNTAGTDCERCQPFYQDRPWARGTAEAANECLPCNCSGHSDECFYDWELYRRSGHGGHCRNCRDNTAGPHCERCRQNYYRWEQQAACQPCHCHPAGSLQPQCDSSGTCLCKANVTGWKCERCKDGYHSLSEGGCRPCACDPVGSVGTCDPNTGHCTCKERVEGHLCNRCQPGWFNLQPHNPAGCTSCFCYGHSTACTAADGYEVTHVHSDFSQEKFLHNQRLSYGQLLSLLLEVEGNGTGTESGVPLLPVQLVLEGEGMEITMSSSESQPQRGKQAVTFRLHEAEEGAEPSLSAFSFQRLLSNLTALRLRVSRGPMQGRLSLSKVQLTSARPGPGVRAGWVEECMCPLGYAGQFCQSCAPGFKREISFGGPLVSCVPCACNQHGDCHPLTGHCQCLHNTEGPSCERCSPGFYGNPFVGHFDDCKPCPCPGRSPCTEVPGSGEVVCTHCPPGQRGKRCELCDDGFFGDPLGQRGPVHPCVPCQCHRNVDLNAVGNCDPVSGRCLRCLYNTTGEHCERCQPGFYGNALAPDPAGKCAPCDCNPNGSAPGLEDCDPGTGQCRCLPHVTGRACGLCQPGYYSLQPAVGCKSCECHPTGSRKSGCHALTGQCSCQPGVTGKQCDRCQHGFFGFSARGCRACNCSPLGSVTPQCHENSTCLCHPGFVGYKCDQCQANFFLDPPSSRCQQCPACYGLVKDEADRLKARLQEMEEWLQKPGCDGRPGQSLMLGDAPRGDGLPSPHLLQGARAALSTQVGRLAGALGTAQGRLSNASQATGCSGHGPPKTCILLSEIGATLQSAQREILHAADTLATMEIPQEIPQQPTNWSRRALEARALAESHEDAVTQVEAVVRRALRASNASSELLRSLLEGNATWDVQRELEAGYEEIQRAQEELGAGVAEVAVEARRAFTAVQQANADMAEKLLQVAALGQQALPAQAGALAQDLAALEQAAEAQEPLAQQAVEASHALAARLRRELQRTRGFEQLRDQAGSAHSTATSAISHGKAVLSNGESLLASLEGMRKVLSHRKGQAALSRRMALVRDRAMVEAQRKIKQAEKTLGNSLSVSTTAQKTAREAEQVSGESAKRAQAVLQESKQARKHASQLATRANETQQELSRQKHVAEKLRGDLEEAHQVGTQVSEMAKSLQEARGSLISDIETLNDLLSSLGNLEQAVQAEAVLSAGRRELERLWLRLAAPGALAGQLSLLQREAARQWEKIQAFESDLAEIRADKQNLEDILRSLPEGCSKWQ; encoded by the exons ATGGCCTTCGGCATCCAGCACCCCAACTCCGTCAACATCACCCTCCACCTGG GCAAAGCCTATGAGATCACCTACGTGCGGCTGAAGTTTCACACCAGCCGCCCCGAGAGCTTCGCCATCTACAAGCGCAGCCGCGCCGAGGGGCCCTGGGTGCCCTTCCAGTACTACAGCGCGTCCTGCGAGAAGACCTACGGGAAGCGGCAGCGGCACTACCTGCGGCCGGGGGAGGACGAGCAGGTGGCTTTCTGCACCGACGAATTCAGCGACATCTCCCCGCTGAGCGGGGGCAACGTGGCCTTCTCCACCCTCGAGGGACGGCCCAGCGCCTACAATTTCGATGGAAGCCCCGCGCTGCAG GAGTGGGTGACCGTCACCGACCTGCTCATCTCCTTGAACCGGCTCAACACATTTGGGGATGACATCTTCAAGGACCCCAAGGTGCTGCAGTCATACTACTATGCCATCTCCGACTTCTCCGTCGGCGGCAG GTGCAAATGCAATGGTCACGCCAGTGAGTGTGCGCCGGACGAGGCTGGGCAGCTGGTCTGCGTGTGCCAGCACAACACGGCCGGCACCGACTGCGAGCGCTGCCAGCCCTTCTACCAGGACCGGCCCTGGGCTCGCGGCACCGCTGAGGCCGCCAACGAATGTCTCC CTTGCAACTGCAGCGGCCACTCGGACGAGTGCTTCTATGACTGGGAGCTGTACCGGCGTAGCGGGCACGGGGGCCACTGCCGCAACTGCCGCGACAACACGGCCGGGCCCCACTGCGAGCGCTGCCGGCAGAACTACTACcgctgggagcagcaggcagcctgccagccctgccactgcCACCCCGCAG gctccctgcagccccagtgcGACAGCTCGGGGACCTGCCTCTGCAAAGCCAACGTGACGGGCTGGAAGTGTGAGCGCTGCAAGGACGGCTACCACAGCCTCAGCGAAGGCGGCTGCAG ACCCTGCGCCTGTGACCCAGTGGGCAGCGTGGGCACCTGCGACCCCAACACAGGTCACTGCACCTGCAAGGAGAGGGTGGAGGGGCACTTGTGCAACAG GTGCCAGCCAGGCTGGTTTAACCTGCAGCCCCACAACCCCGCCGGCTGCACCAGCTGCTTCTGCTACGGCCACTCCACCGCCTGCACGGCGGCAGATGGCTACGAGGTGACCCACGTCCACTCCGACTTCAGCCAAG AGAAGTTTCTGCATAACCAGCGTCTCAGTTACGGGCAGCTCCTGTCCCTACTGCTAGAGGTGGAGGGGAACGGGACAGGGACAGAGAGCGGGGTGCCCCTGCTCCCGGTCCAGCTGGTGCTGGAGGGTGAGGGGATGGAGATCACCATGTCCAGCAGCGAGAGCCAGCCCCAGCGCGGAAAGCAGGCTGTCACCTTCAG GCTGCACGAGGCAGAGGAGGGTGCGGAGCCTTCGCTGTCGGCCTTCAGCTTCCAGCGCCTGCTCTCCAACCTGACCGCCCTCCGCCTCCGCGTCAGCCGCGGCCCCATGCAAG GCAGGCTGTCCCTGAGCAAGGTCCAGCTCACGTCTGCTCGCCCTGGGCCAGGGGTGCGGGCGGGCTGGGTAGAGGAGTGCATGTGTCCTCTGGGCTACGCCGGGCAGTTCTGCCAGTCCTGCGCGCCCGGCTTCAAGCGGGAGATCTCCTTCGGTGGCCCCCTCGTCAGCTGCGTGCCCTGCGCCTGCAACCAGCACGGGGACTGTCACCCCCTCACAG GGCACTGCCAGTGCTTGCACAATACAGAAGGTCCCTCCTGCGAGCGCTGCAGCCCCGGGTTTTATGGCAACCCCTTCGTAGGGCACTTCGATGACTGCAAGCCgtgcccctgccccggccgctCGCCCTGCACCGAGGTGCCTGGCAGCGGGGAGGTGGTCTGCACCCACTGCCCCCCGGGGCAGAGAG gaaAACGCTGCGAGCTCTGCGACGATGGGTTTTTCGGGGACCCTCTGGGGCAGAGGGGTCCCGTGCATCCCTGCGTCCCCTGCCAGTGTCACAGGAACGTGGATCTCAACGCCGTGGGGAACTGCGACCCCGTGTCCGGCCGGTGCCTGCGCTGCCTGTACAACACGACGGGCGAGCACTGTGAGAGGTGTCAGCCGGGCTTCTACGGGAACGCGCTGGCTCCCGACCCTGCAGGGAAGTGTGCAC CTTGTGATTGCAACCCCAACggctcagccccggggctggAGGACTGCGATCCCGGCACAGGCCAGTGCCGCTGCCTCCCGCACGTGACGGGCAGAGCCTGTGGGCTCTGCCAGCCTGGCTACTACAGCCTGCAGCCTGCCGTGGGGTGCAAGAG CTGCGAGTGCCACCCGACGGGGTCACGGAAGAGCGGGTGCCACGCGCTGACAGGGCAGTGCTCCTGCCAGCCAGGCGTCACAGGGAAGCAATGCGACCGATGCCAACACGGTTTCTTCGGCTTCTCTGCCAGGGGCTGCCGAG CCTGCAACTGCTCCCCACTGGGCTCCGTCACCCCGCAGTGCCACGAGAACAGCACCTGCCTCTGCCACCCTGGCTTTGTGGGCTACAAGTGCGACCAGTGCCAGGCCAACTTCTTCCTCGACCCGCCGAGCTCCCGCTGCCAGCAGTGTCCTGCCTGCTATGGGCTGGTGAAGGATGAG GCTGACCGGCTGAAGGCCAGGCTGCAGGAGATGGAGGAATGGCTGCAAAAACCAGGCTGCGACGGCCGCCCAGGCCAGTCCCTCATGCTGGGAGATGCACCCCGGGGAGATGGGCTGCCCAGCCCTCACCTCCTGCAAG GTGCCCGGGCTGCCCTCTCGACGCAGGTGGGGCGGCTGGCAGGGGCACTGGGCACCGCACAGGGCCGTCTCAGCAATGCCAGCCAGGCCACCGGCTGCTCCGGCCACGGACCCCCCAAGACCTGCATCCTGCTGTCGGAGATTGGGGCCACGCTGCAGTCGGCACAGCGGGAGATCCTGCACGCTGCGGACACCCTGGCTACCATG GAGATTCCCCAGGAAATCCCTCAGCAGCCCACGAACTGGAGCCGCCGGGCGCTGGAGGCACGGGCACTGGCTGAGAG CCACGAGGATGCCGTGACGCAGGTGGAGGCGGTGGTCAGGAGAGCGCTGCGTGCCTCCAACGCCAGCTCTGAGCTCCTGCGGAGCCTGCTGGAGGGGAATGCGACGTGGGATGTGCAGCGTGAGCTGGAGGCCGG GTACGAGGAAATCCAGCGggcacaggaggagctgggcgCTGGCGTGGCGGAGGTTGCAGTGGAGGCCAGGAGAGCTTTCACAGCCGTGCAGCAGGCAAACGCAGACATGGCCGAGAAACTTCTGCAGGTGGCTGCACTGGGGCAG CAGGCACTGCCGGCGCAGGCTGGAGCCCTGGCACAGGACCTGGCagcgctggagcaggcagcGGAGGCACAGGAGCCGTTGGCTCAGCAGGCTGTTGAGGCGTCCCATGCTCTGGCAGCCAGATTGCGCCGGGAGCTGCAGAGGACTCGTGGCTTCGAGCAG ctaCGGGACCAGGCTGGCTCTGCCCACAGCACGGCCACCTCGGCCATCTCGCATGGAAAAGCTGTACTTTCCAATGGGGAGTCCCTCCTGGCCAGCTTGGAAG GCATGAGGAAGGTGCTGAGCCATCGGAAGGGCCAGGCTGCCCTGAGCAGGAGGATGGCACTTGTGCGGGACAGGGCAATGGTGGAGGCCCAGCGGAAGATTAAACAGGCAGAGAAGACACTGGGAAACTCCTTGTCCGTCTCCACCACAGCCCAGAAGACAGCCAGGGAGGCTGAGCAAGTCTCTGGGGAGAGCGCCAAG AGGGcacaggctgtgctgcaggagagCAAGCAGGCCCGCAAGCACGCCAGCCAGCTCGCCACACGTGCCAATGAGACCCAGCAGGAGCTCTCCCGGCAGAAGCATGTGGCTGAGAAGCTCAGGGGGGACCTGGAGGAAGCACACCAG GTGGGGACACAGGTGAGTGAGATGGCAAAAAGTCTCCAGGAAGCCCGGGGCTCGCTCATCTCGGACATCGAGACCCTGAACGACCTGCTGAGCAGCCTAG GCAACCTGGAGCAGGCCGTGCAGGCGGAGGCGGTGCTGAGCGCCGGGCGGCGGGAGCTGGAGCGGCTGTGGCTGCGCCTGGCCGCGCCGGGCGCCCTGGCCGGCCAGCTCAGCCTGCTGCAGCGGGAGGCGGCGCGGCAGTGGGAGAAGATCCAGGCGTTCGAGAGCGACTTGGCTGAGATCCGGGCCGACAAGCAGAACCTGGAGGACATTTTGCGGAGCCTCCCCGAGGGCTGCTCGAAGTGGCAGTGA